Within Lolium rigidum isolate FL_2022 chromosome 5, APGP_CSIRO_Lrig_0.1, whole genome shotgun sequence, the genomic segment AGCCCATAAAGTGCAGCTCCACTCTTTTTGTAACTTCCTTTTCTGTACTAGTCATCTTCCCCCAGCCCCTAATCGATTCCCCAAGGGCACCCACCCCGAATCCTCCCGTCAGCAGCCACTAACCCGGTACCCTCCACCGCCAGGAGAGGAGCGACTGGAAGACCTGCCTCGCCTCCGCCGGCAAGCTCGAGGCGCATCCGCCGGCGAGCTCGAGGCACATCAGCCGTTAAGCTCGATGTGCACACGTGGATTATGTTGGAGTCAGGCCGGAGCTGCGGATGGGGAAAAGGATGGAGGCGGTGTCGGGGTCGTGGCTGGGCAGGGATAGAGCTGGCATCGGATTGGTGCTGGGAAAGGCCCTCCCCAGCGTCCAGGTTCTTAGCTCAGGAGATGCCAAGCAGGTCTTGAATGCCGCCGGCGGCAATATTTCTGGAGGAGGGGATCCCTCGAGGCAGGGATGCAGAGCGCCGCTCCAGGTCGGGGGATGTGGGTGTGGTCATGGACTAACAAGGAGAACAAGAGCGGTTGAGCGAGGGAGCCGGATGGGAGCAGGGGAAATAGAACGGATCAAAGCGTTTTCTTCACTTCGTGGTGGCATAAGATTGTAATTTTGGGCTGCTCCGTGATTTGGTGCCCCATGAATTTCCTGAAGTGGTGGTCGTCCGCGTTTTGTATAGCAAATTGGGGTATCTTCTCGAATCTAGCTTTTGCGGATTGAGGATGTTCGGCCCTGCTCCACCGTGGATTTTCGGTAAGCTGGAAGCCCTAAAGGTTATCCCTGGATTCTATAAACAAACTTTGAATTCTAGAATGACACATTCAGGAAAGAATGCAGTAACCACTTATCTCAGTATTTTAATTTGGTTCTGTTGTGAACTTGTCATATTGAATTGCTTTGGTGGTTCTATTGTGAATTAGTACCTTTTGGTTTGTTTTATTCATTATCAAGTTGTAAGCTATGAATCTTGCCATGGATCAACATTTTAACCTCTTGCACAAATAGCAGAATGCTACACACACATAACCTCACTATGATATCTGGATATAGGAGTTTCACCATGTATTTAATTTATTGTTCTGCCTGCCCCAAAACTATTGAATCAGTCATTATGTATCAGAGGAACACCTAAATAAATGCAGTACTGTGTTATTTGTTCTATGCTATGTTTGATAAAGTAATTTTATGTTTTACATGTTAAAACATCAAGGGTTGATCAGTCGTTTATGGCAATGTCACCAGGTCCTCCAAATACTGGAACTCTACCGGAGAATATATGAAGAATTTTTAGCTGTTCCAGTGTCCAAAGGGAGGAAAAGTGAGATGGAAAAGTTTGCTGGTGGACTTTATACTACCAGTGTTGAGGTATTGATATGAAACTATTTGCTGCATGTAGTAGCTTTCTCAAAGATGTCGTGGTAAGAATACAAGTGATTTCTGTATTTTCATTTGCTGCAAAATTAAAGTCTATTGTTTCCTTTTCTTCAGGCTTTCATCCCAAACACTGGCCGTGGTATACAGGGTGCAACTTCGCATTGCCTTGGTCAAAACTTTGCAAAGATGTTCGATATCACTTTTGAGAATGAAAAGGGTGAAAGGTCCATGGTGTGGCAGAACTCTTGGGCATACACGACCCGCTCGGTAATTCTTATATTTCTGATTTTGTCAGAGCTTTGGACTCCTCAGTGTCACTTTCACATTTTAACTCTTATTGTAGTTACTGCTTAGACATCTTGCTGGATGACGTAACTGTAATGATAACCTTTTAAGTTTGACGTTATATTAACAAATGCTGCCAGAATGGATTCACGGTATTTATAATACTCCCTCGTCCCAAAAGAGGTGCcgcaaatttgtctaaatttggatgtatctatacactaaatcgcgatacatccaaatttacccAAATCCGCGACATCCTTTTTGggatgaatggagggagtagttggtTTCCAAGATTAAATGCTTTTTGCAAGGAAGTATGATAACTTTGTTGAGGCTTTCGCACAATGGTAAGTTGGAAGGGACTGCCTGTATGCATCTGTATGTATTTTTCCGGACAAGATACCTAGATTTTTGTATGAACAAGAATAATGCAGTAGCAGCTCTGCAATTTACTATACTGGAAATCAACTTGCCTAACTAATTAGGCGAAATAAGGCGATAACCAGTACAATGGGTCCTACTCCAGCAATGGTTATATTGTATTGCAATTGACCTGATTTTGACAGTTCTCTAATTCTATGTAATAGCACTTCTAGAGTGGAAAACCTCAAATGTAGCCTGGGCTACATGTAGCctggttttctttttcttttttcaaactttaaaacttttgatttcaaagtttcagaaaattttgaaaaaaatatgtaGACGTAGGGAATGTTGAAATCTATCAacgtgtaaattttcagattgaaaTACATCATATATTGCCCTCAGTAAAAGTAACAAAGTCtcacaaaatgacaaaatctagaTTGTAGTGTACTGTTCATTACTGTTCACCAATGCTGAAAtcaagatttgttatttttgccGAGCCCAAAACGCAACATAtttcaatctgaaaatttacacactTGAAGATTACAATATTATCTACATCACagtattttttttgattttttttatcataTTTGAAATGAAGTTTTCATAGGTTCAAAAAATGGCCTACATGTAGCCGGAGCTACAAAAGTCCATTCTCTTTTAGAGTTGACCTAACTCGAAACATTTCATAACCCCATTTTTGTAATGCAAATCATAATGATTGGTGTTATGTTTTATtttgtactacctccgttctgatgaataaggcttataaatttagtcaaaagtcaaagcttactaagtttgaccaaataggaaatataaacatctacaacatgaaacaaatatattatgaaaataaatatattttcataatatATTTTACGGTAtcataaatgttcatatttttttcTATATGGGTCAAATTTAGTAAGCTTTGACTTTTGGATTAAATTTATAAGCCTTATttgttggaacggagggagtacatagttAGTAGTTAGTACATCGGAGCTAGCTTTTATTGCCAGACCAAAGGCTTGGCAATTGCCATGTGTTGTAAGTTTTTTGTTACATCACATGTTTTCCTTTACTGAATAGTTTCTAGTTATTTTTTGTGGGATTTTCAGTTGCTGAATGTCTTTTCTAGTTATTTTTGTATTTCTAATATCTAGCATTTTTTGCTCTTCTCACAGATTGGGGTCATGGTAATGACACATGGTGATGACAAGGGCTTAGTGCTACCACCCAAGGTGGCACCTGTCCAGGTTATCATAATTCCTGTGCCATTTAAAGATGCTGACACAACAGCTATTAAAGGAGCATGTGAGTCGGCCGTTTACACCTTGAACCAAGCAGGGATTCGAGCAGACTTGGATGCTCGTGAAAACTATTCTCCAGGCTGGAAATATTCTCAATGGGAAATGAAAGGTGTCCCGTTGAGAATTGAGATAGGTCCAAAAGATCTGGCAAACAAGCAGGTACTAACATGTCACTTTTCAGCATTCAGTTTATGGATTATTCCGCTAGTGATTGAAAGTACTTGTATCATTTACTTTTTATCATGCAGATAGTGTGTAGAAACTACTCCTGTTTTCATTTTGCGCTCTAGGAATATTCACAATAGTTAGTGTTGCTGCCTTTCATATCCATCATACAAATACTTGTAGCCTTATTAGCGGACATGTTGCtccttttctttgagagggaTAATAGGCTCCCTTTTTTTTTCCTATTGGCTTGAAGATGCTGGATATTTGTCTTCTTTAACTTGTTCCTGAATCCTAAGATGTGTTCATTCCTAGAGAAATCCGATTAAAATGATCATACATTGGAGATTGGACTTATCAGGCTGTCACTGTTCATTTGTATGGTGAAAGCAAGTAATTAGTGGATGTTTATAACTAGTCAGAGGTACTGTTGCATGATTCCAGGAATTAGTTACTCCAGGGATCCTTTTAGTTTCTACAGAGTAGTAACAATGACCTTGTAGTCTAGTTTATCTATCATTTGCTGAACTTCCATATTGCAGATAAATGAAGTATAATTTTATGTATTTTCAGGTGCGCATTGTCCGGCGAGACAATGGTACAAAGGTTGATATTCCTTCGACCGACTTGGTAGAGCAGGTTAGACTGTTGCTGAATGTGATTCAAGTAAACTTGTTTGAAACAGCGAAACAAAAGAGGGATGCTTGCATTGCACCCATCAGCACTTGGGATGAATTCACAGCAGCTCTCAATGACAAAAAGTTAATCCTGGCTCCATGGTGTGATGAAGAGGTATGTGATGGTCACCTACATTTTTTCCTTTACC encodes:
- the LOC124652219 gene encoding proline--tRNA ligase, cytoplasmic-like, yielding MSTNKGAGGAGGGGKKKKEVKKETKLGMAYKKDDNFGEWYSEVVVNSEMIEYYDISGCYILRPWAMEIWELLKEFFDAEIKKLKLKPYYFPLFVTENVLQKEKDHIEGFAPEVAWVTKSGKSDLEAPIAIRPTSETVMYPYFSKWIRSHRDLPLKCNQWCNVVRWEFSNPTPFIRSREFLWQEGHTVFASKEEADEEVLQILELYRRIYEEFLAVPVSKGRKSEMEKFAGGLYTTSVEAFIPNTGRGIQGATSHCLGQNFAKMFDITFENEKGERSMVWQNSWAYTTRSIGVMVMTHGDDKGLVLPPKVAPVQVIIIPVPFKDADTTAIKGACESAVYTLNQAGIRADLDARENYSPGWKYSQWEMKGVPLRIEIGPKDLANKQVRIVRRDNGTKVDIPSTDLVEQVRLLLNVIQVNLFETAKQKRDACIAPISTWDEFTAALNDKKLILAPWCDEEEVEKDVKARTKGELGAAKTLCTPFDQPDLPSGTVCFASGKAATKWSFWGRSY